In Vespula vulgaris chromosome 7, iyVesVulg1.1, whole genome shotgun sequence, a single window of DNA contains:
- the LOC127065227 gene encoding chromodomain-helicase-DNA-binding protein Mi-2 homolog isoform X1, translating to MASDEEVEESYAGEDDLDETGGQVSNISQQVDGSSDAEKSPILEEDDDYEPEERKKKKGKKRKARSEDKKGKKKKKKKKSDSGDVNIIESDFGGGDVGDAAGDDSDYAGNRKSRKSSSRKSSSHNESATQGQEPTTGMPTIEEVCNTFGLTDVQIEYSDADFQNLTTYKLFQQHVRPLLAKENPKVPMSKLMMLVAAKWRDFSELNPHTQPDADASSTNVDDDSRNVRTNRSGPVQEAEDEEDDDEDSDRKRKSRGTRAKKGKKASKVPTLKIKLGKRKRGSSDEEAEGSGAGSDRDSDMEFEQMLANAEKGSGGDGNMKAGAEEGEVEPPAEPPVRRKAKTKIGNKTKKKKKTKTTSKFPDGEEGLQTDHQDYCEVCQQGGEIILCDTCPRAYHLVCLEPELEETPEGKWSCPHCEGEGIAGAAEDDDEHMEFCRVCKDGGELLCCDSCTSAYHTHCLNPPLSEIPDGDWKCPRCSCPPLRGKVAKILTWRWKECPETPSEEPSTSKATPKQRKIREFFVKWADMSYWHCDWVTELQLDVFHPLMFRNYSRKYDMDEPPKLEEPLDESDSRVKRLKEQDGATNRDEYNLEERFYRYGVRPEWLVVHRVINHRLQRDGRAIYLVKWRELGYDQATWEDEHEDIPGLKQAIEYYLDLRAANCCDGSSSRKGKKGKGKKSKTRELIDDEERTPKRYTPPPDKPTTDLKKKYERQPEYLDQTGMQLHPYQLEGLNWLRYSWGQGIDTILADEMGLGKTIQTITFLYSLYKEGHCKGPFLVSVPLSTIINWEREFETWAPDFYCVTYVGDKDSRMVIRENELSFEEGAVRGIRASKIRSSQIKFNVLLTSYELISIDSACLGSIDWAVLVVDEAHRLKSNQSKFFRLLASYNIAYKLLLTGTPLQNNLEELFHLLNFLCRDKFNDLAAFQNEFADISKEEQVKKLHEMLGPHMLRRLKADVLKNMPSKSEFIVRVELSPMQKKYYKYILTRNFEALNPKGGGQQVSLLNIMMDLKKCCNHPYLFPAASQEAPTGPNGNYETSALIKAAGKLVLLSKMLKKLRDDGHRVLIFSQMTKMLDILEDYLEGEGYKYERIDGNITGAQRQEAIDRFNAPGAQQFVFLLSTRAGGLGINLATADTVIIYDSDWNPHNDIQAFSRAHRIGQANKVMIYRFVTRNSVEERVTQVAKRKMMLTHLVVRPGMGGKGANFSKQELDDILRFGTEELFKEEEGKEDEAIHYDDKAVAELLDRSKEGIEQKENWANEYLSSFKVASYVTKEGETEEEADTEIIKQEAENTDPAYWIKLLRHHYEQQQEDIARTLGKGKRVRKQVNYNDGGVTGDQGARDDQPWQENLSDYNSDFSAPSDDDKEDDDFDEKGDGDLLSRRSRRRLERRDEKDRPLPPLLARVNGNIEVLGFNARQRKAFLNAIMRYGMPPQDAFNSQWLVRDLRGKSEKNFKAYVSLFMRHLCEPGADNAETFADGVPREGLSRQHVLTRIGVMSLIRKKVQEFEHINGYYSMPEMIRKPVEPVKVDATGDAATGTSSTSATPATSNAPSPSPAATPTPTSASGTMTSENNKANADSSETKDSKDDQKEKEGNDSKDPKEDSKDKEEDDGSKDKEKDKEDIKKEIKKEIKKEEKEMEIDISDKDKDKNDGKDEKGSTKHDVKTETGDNKQKESEEDVVIVKDDEEETEKREDKDTKEKDTKDCDSEILKPKRKFMFNIADGGFTELHTLWLNEEKAAVPGREYEIWHRRHDYWLLAGIVTHGYGRWQDIQNDIRFAIINEPFKMDVGKGNFLEIKNKFLARRFKLLEQALVIEEQLRRAAYLNLTQDPNHPAMSLNARFAEVECLAESHQHLSKESLAGNKPANAVLHKVLNQLEELLSDMKSDVSRLPATLARIPPVAQRLQMSERSILSRLAATAPGGNSSQAGQAALLAQQFPAGFSGGQLPATFAGAANFGNFRPQYSVPGQPPQGFTGQ from the exons ATGGCATCGGACGAAGAGGTGGAAGAAAGCTACGCGG GAGAAGATGATCTGGATGAAACTGGAGGTCAGGTTTCTAATATTAGTCAACAAGTAGATGGCTCATCTGATGCAGAGAAATCTCCAATATTA gaagaagatgatgattatgaacctgaggaaagaaaaaagaagaagggtaaAAAACGGAAAGCACGCAGTGAGGATAAAAaaggcaagaaaaagaagaaaaagaaaaagtctgATTCTGGagatgtaaatattatt GAAAGTGATTTCGGTGGTGGAGATGTTGGCGATGCAGCAGGTGATGACAGCGACTATGCAGGCAATAGGAAGAGCAGAAAGTCTTCGTCGAGGAAATCATCGAGTCATAATGAGTCAGCTACACAAGGGCAGGAACCCACAACTGGAATGCCAACAATAGAAGAAGTGTGCAACACCTTTGGTTTAACTGATGTACAAATAGAATACTCTGATGcagattttcaaaatttaacgACATACAAACTGTTTCAACAACATGTTAGACCACTTTTAGCAAAAGAAAATCCTAAA GTTCCCATGTCCAAACTGATGATGCTGGTAGCAGCTAAGTGGCGAGACTTCTCCGAGCTGAATCCACACACCCAACCGGATGCAGATGCGTCGTCTACAAACGTGGATGACGATAGCAGAAATGTAAGAACAAATCGCAGTGGACCGGTGCAAGAGGCCGAGGATgaagaggacgacgacgaggatagTGATCGAAAAAGGAAGTCTAGAGGAACTAGGGCTAAAAAAGGCAAAAAAGCATCTAAAGTACCAACGCTTAAAATAAAACTTGGAAAACGTAAAAGGGGAAGTTCA GATGAAGAGGCGGAGGGAAGCGGGGCAGGGTCTGATCGCGATTCCGACATGGAGTTCGAACAAATGCTGGCCAATGCAGAAAAAGGATCTGGTGGGGATGGAAACATGAAGGCAGGCGCAGAAGAGGGTGAAGTGGAACCACCGGCAGAACCTCCTGTTCGCAGAAAGGCAAAGACTAAGATCGGCAACAAaactaagaagaaaaagaagacaaaaactACATCTAAATTTCCAGATGGAGAAGAAGGTCTTCAG ACTGATCATCAAGATTACTGCGAGGTGTGTCAACAAGGTGGAGAAATCATATTATGTGATACCTGCCCAAGAGCATATCATTTGGTGTGTTTAGAACCTGAATTAGAAGAAACACCAGAAGGAAAATGGAGTTGTCCTCATTGCGAAGGAGAAGGTATTGCAG GTGCAGCAGAAGATGACGATGAACATATGGAGTTTTGTAGAGTGTGTAAAGATGGTGGTGAATTGTTGTGTTGTGATAGTTGCACAAGTGCTTATCACACACATTGTTTAAATCCTCCCCTGTCAGAAATTCCAGATGGTGACTGGAAATGTCCTAGGTGTTCTTGTCCGCCATTGCGTGGCAAAG TTGCAAAAATATTAACGTGGAGGTGGAAAGAATGCCCGGAAACGCCATCAGAAGAACCTTCAACAAGCAAAGCAACACCAAAGCAACGTAAAATACGCGAGTTTTTCGTAAAGTGGGCCGATATGTCTTATTGGCATTGTGATTGGGTCACAGAATTACAATTGGATGTTTTCCATCCACTTATGTTCAG AAATTACTCGCGTAAATACGATATGGATGAACCGCCGAAATTAGAAGAACCATTGGATGAAAGTGACTCTCGTGTAAAGAGATTGAAAGAACAAGATGGTGCTACTAATAGAGATGAATATAATTTAGAAGAACGATTTTATCGCTATGGTGTACGTCCTGAATGGCTCGTTGTTCATCGAGTCATTAACCACAGACTTCAACGAGACGGTCGAGCGATATATCTTGTTAAATGGAGAGAACTAGGCTACGATCAAGCTACTTGGGAAGATGAACACGAAGATATACCAGGATTGAAACAAGCTATAGAATATTACTTAGACTTAAGGGCAGCAAATTGTTGCGATGGTAGTTCGTCTCGTAAGGGTAAGAAAG GTAAGGGTAAGAAGTCTAAAACACGCGAACTCATTGATGACGAAGAGAGAACACCGAAACGTTACACACCACCGCCAGATAAACCAACTACCGATCTTAAGAAAAAGTACGAACGTCAACCGGAGTATTTGGATCAAACAGGAATGCAGTTACATCCTTATCAATTAGAG GGCTTAAATTGGTTGAGGTATTCATGGGGACAAGGCATAGATACTATATTAGCGGATGAAATGGGTTTAGGCAAAACTATACAAACCATaacgtttttatattctctttataaAGAAGGCCACTGTAAAGGACCTTTTCTTGTATCTGTTCCACTCTCAACGATTATTAATTGGGAACGTGAATTTGAAACTTGGGCACCTGACTTTTACTGCGTTACCTATGTTG GTGACAAAGATAGCAGAATGGTGATCCGTGAAAATGAATTGTCCTTTGAAGAAGGAGCTGTTCGTGGCATCCGAGCATCTAAGATTAGATCGTCTCAAATAAAGTTTAACGTATTATTAACAAGTTACGAATTGATTTCCATAGATTCAGCTTGTTTGGGTTCGATAGATTGGGCTGTACTTGTCGTAGACGAGGCTCATAGATTGAAATCGAATCAGTCGAAATTTTTCCGATTACTTGCATCTTACAATATTGCATATAAACTTTTGCTAACCGGTACACCGTTACAGAATAATTTAGAAGAATTGTTCCACTTATTGAACTTCTTATGTCGAGACAAATTCAACGACCTAGCAGCATTCCAAAATGAATTCGCTGATATCTCGAAGGAAgaacaagtaaaaaaattacacgAGATGCTTGGACCGCACATGTTGCGACGATTAAAAGCTGACGTCTTGAAG AATATGCCAAGCAAATCGGAATTCATAGTCAGAGTTGAATTATCACCGatgcaaaagaaatattacaaatacatCTTAACGAGAAACTTCGAAGCTCTTAATCCTAAGGGTGGAGGCCAACAAGtatctttattaaatataatgatgGATCTTAAGAAGTGTTGCAATCATCCCTACTTATTTCCCGCTGCATCGCAAGAAGCACCTACTGGACCTAACGGAAATTACGAGACATCGGCATTAATTAAAGCTGCTGGAAAATTAGTTTTATTGAGCAAGAtgttaaagaaattaagagaCGATGGTCATAGAGTTCTTATATTCTCTCAGATGACTAAGATGTTGGATATACTCGAAGATTATTTAGAGGGAGAAGGATACAAATACGAGAGAATAGATGGTAACATTACAGGTGCACAGAGACAGGAAGCTATCGATAGATTTAATGCTCCTGGTGCACAACAATTTGTGTTTTTACTTTCGACGCGTGCTGGTGGATTAGGTATCAATCTGGCAACAGCAGATACCGTAATCATTTATGATTCCGATTGGAATCCGCATAACGACATTCAAGCGTTCAGTAGAGCACACAGAATTGGTCAAGCCAATAAAGTTATGATTTATAGGTTTGTCACTCGTAACTCTGTTGAAGAAAGAGTGACGCAAGTAGCTAAACGTAAAATGATGCTTACACATTTGGTTGTTCGACCAGGCATGGGTGGTAAAGGTGCTAATTTCAGCAAACAAGAACTCGATGATATTCTTCGATTTG GTAccgaagaattatttaaagaggaagaaggtaaGGAAGATGAAGCGATTCATTACGACGATAAAGCAGTAGCCGAATTGTTAGATAGAAGCAAGGAAGGTATTGAGCAAAAGGAAAATTGGGCGAATGAGTACTTAAGTTCGTTTAAAGTTGCCTCTTACGTTACGAAAGAAGGTGAAaccgaagaagaagcagaCACCGAGATTATTAAGCAAGAAGCTGAAAATACTGATCCAGCGTATTGGATCAAGTTATTGAGGCATCATTATGAGCAACAACAAGAAGATATAGCTAGAACACTTGGAAAGGGTAAAAGAGTTCGGAAACAAGTTAATTATAACGACGGTGGTGTCACGGGTGATCAAGGTGCAAGAGACGATCAACCGTGGCAAGAAAATTTGTCGGATTATAACAGCGACTTTAGTGCACCGAGTGACGACGATAAGGAGGACGATGACTTCGATGAAAAGGGCGACGGAGATTTGTTATCTCGTAGAAGTAGACGAAGATTGGAAAGGCGAGATGAAAAGGATAGACCTCTTCCTCCGTTACTTGCTCGAGTAAATGGTAACATTGAGGTATTGGGTTTTAATGCTAGACAACGAAAAGCATTCCTAAATGCTATTATGCGTTATGGTATGCCTCCGCAAGATGCATTTAATTCTCAGTGGTTGGTACGAGATCTAAGAGGGAAgtcagaaaaaaatttcaaagctTACGTTTCACTTTTTATGCGACACCTTTGCGAGCCAGGTGCCGATAATGCGGAAACATTTGCCGATGGGGTACCAAGAGAAGGTCTTAGTCGACAACATGTTTTAACGAGAATCGGCGTAATGTCTTTGATCAGGAAAAAGGTCCAAGAATTTGAACACATTAATGGATATTATTCCATGCCAGAAATGATTCGTAAACCGGTAGAACCTGTAAAGGTAGATGCTACTGGTGACGCAGCAACGGGCACTAGTAGTACAAGTGCAACACCTGCTACTTCGAACGCACCTAGTCCCAGTCCTGCTGCTACGCCAACGCCCACGTCCGCATCTGGCACGATGACTAGTGAAAATAACAAAGCTAATGCTGACTCATCAGAGACAAAGGATTCCAAGGACgaccaaaaggaaaaagag GGTAATGATTCTAAAGATCCCAAAGAAGATTCTAAAGACAAAGAGGAGGATGACGGTAgtaaggataaagaaaaggataaggaAGACattaagaaggaaataaaaaaagaaattaaaaaggaagaaaaggaaatggagATAGACATATCGGATAAGGATAAGGATAAGAATGATGGAAAGGATGAGAAAGGTTCGACAAAACATGATGTAAAAACGGAGACAGGAGACAATAAGCAAAAGGAATCCGAGGAGGATGTTGTTATCGTTAAAGACGATGAAGAGGAAACGGAGAAACGAGAG gaTAAAGATACGAAGGAGAAGGATACAAAGGACTGTGATTCTGAAATACTTAAACCTAAGCGTAAATTCATGTTCAACATTGCTGACGGTGGTTTCACGGAGCTGCATACTTTGTGgttaaatgaagaaaaagctGCTGTACCTGGTCGTGAATATGAAATTTGGCACCGAAGACACGATTACTGGTTATTGGCTGGTATCGTCACTCATGGATACGGTCGTTGGCAAGATATTCAAAATGATATAAG ATTCGCAATAATTAACGAACCATTCAAGATGGACGTGGGAAAGGGTaactttttagaaataaaaaataaatttttggcCAGGCGTTTCAAACTTCTGGAACAGGCATTAGTGATAGAAGAACAATTGAGGAGGGCCGCGTACCTGAACTTAACGCAGGATCCCAATCATCCTGCAATGAGTCTCAATGCCCGATTCGCCGAAGTTGAGTGCCTTGCCGAATCACATCAACACCTTAGCAAAGAAAGCCTTGCTGGCAATAAACCTGCGAATGCAGTACTG